The following are encoded in a window of Salinibacter ruber DSM 13855 genomic DNA:
- a CDS encoding TolC family protein produces the protein MDSSTFAARLCVNRWFADVARRSWAQGLAVALLGGLLGMMARPPQPAAAQSAPGEDATVGIVLGDSSQAHRRAANAIRRELRSLMRPERRVQFPEAYRRVLDTGGNADLKRLLSGETGPSVVIAVGLSASHRLATTSRPDVPVVAAHVLDPSLQGVPRAGDASGAANLTYVTEPDLVRENMALLRSLTPASAPALLVPARMLEAAPALADRMRRRLGRQDSSDANWRVVPVRSTAEATLEALPAGTDAAYLATPLPLSSVERDRLISGLRARQIPAAVHRGRELVDRGALATASAPSVAPVPRRTALHAADVLRGAAAGSLAVALPSPRTPYVNKATARRLGLSVPDALRLRVTLTGTPAPAPTDSITYAQAVRRGIGANYGLNARRSGLEAAREDVRVERGDLLPQVRVGARAQQVDADQAAASFGAQPERTLSGSVSFSQTLFSPQEWGDLAIAKRQQAADAAEVERSEQDLALQVSRAYVSVLQARALAQVRRSDLALSRENLSLARARQESGQVGRQQVLRFKTQVAQSRRTVLDAESRVEVARTRLAQVLARSPDELVGVAGLSPSDSILTLPESVFAAYGHTSAARQRLTDFLLEEGLSNAPELQALDEQIAAARRGVEAGQQSYWAPTVALEGQLSSRALEGGAGTESLSLPGGPPGGAALPQAPNTTWNVGLSLSLPLFTGLKRDGQIERGRARLSQLKAQRREVRSSLEERIRSRTEQATSGYLSLREAEAGRRTAQETIDLVQDSYTAGAADVLDLLDAQEAVLNARLAEVDARYSFLLRLLQTERAIARIGPLQTADERTAVRERLRAFMDGGR, from the coding sequence ATGGATTCCTCGACGTTCGCGGCTCGCCTGTGTGTCAACCGCTGGTTTGCCGACGTGGCCCGTCGGTCCTGGGCCCAGGGCCTCGCGGTGGCCCTTCTGGGGGGGCTTCTCGGAATGATGGCCCGTCCGCCCCAGCCCGCGGCGGCCCAGTCTGCGCCCGGCGAGGACGCAACCGTGGGGATCGTGCTCGGCGACTCCTCGCAGGCGCACCGGCGGGCCGCAAATGCCATTCGGCGAGAACTGCGATCGCTCATGCGCCCGGAGCGCCGGGTGCAGTTTCCGGAGGCGTACCGTCGAGTCCTGGACACGGGAGGCAATGCGGATCTGAAGCGCCTGTTGAGCGGCGAGACGGGCCCCTCGGTCGTCATCGCCGTGGGGCTATCGGCCTCTCATCGACTGGCCACGACGTCCAGGCCGGACGTACCGGTGGTGGCCGCCCACGTCCTGGACCCGAGCCTTCAGGGAGTGCCGAGGGCGGGGGACGCCAGCGGCGCGGCGAATTTGACGTACGTAACCGAGCCGGATCTGGTGCGCGAAAACATGGCCCTGTTGCGGTCCCTGACGCCGGCCTCGGCCCCGGCGCTGCTGGTGCCGGCCCGCATGCTGGAGGCGGCGCCCGCGCTCGCCGACCGGATGCGCCGCCGGCTCGGCCGGCAGGACTCGTCGGACGCGAACTGGCGGGTGGTGCCGGTGCGCTCCACGGCCGAGGCCACGCTGGAGGCCCTGCCCGCCGGCACGGACGCGGCCTACCTGGCGACGCCCCTGCCGCTCTCCTCCGTAGAGCGGGACCGTTTGATTTCGGGCCTGCGTGCGCGACAAATTCCGGCGGCCGTCCATCGGGGACGTGAACTCGTGGACCGGGGGGCGCTGGCGACGGCGTCCGCGCCGTCCGTTGCCCCCGTTCCCCGACGCACGGCCCTCCACGCCGCCGACGTGCTCCGGGGCGCGGCCGCCGGGTCGCTCGCCGTGGCGCTTCCGTCCCCGCGCACCCCCTACGTCAACAAGGCGACGGCCCGGCGGCTCGGCCTCTCCGTGCCGGACGCCCTGCGCCTGCGGGTGACCCTGACCGGCACGCCCGCCCCGGCGCCCACGGACTCGATCACCTACGCGCAGGCGGTGCGCCGGGGCATCGGCGCGAACTACGGGCTGAACGCCCGGCGGTCGGGGCTGGAGGCCGCGCGCGAGGACGTGCGGGTCGAGCGGGGCGACCTGCTCCCGCAGGTGCGAGTCGGGGCGCGGGCGCAGCAGGTGGACGCCGACCAGGCCGCCGCCAGCTTCGGGGCCCAGCCCGAGCGGACGCTGAGCGGGTCGGTGTCGTTCTCGCAGACCCTGTTTTCCCCCCAAGAGTGGGGCGACCTGGCGATCGCGAAGCGCCAGCAGGCGGCCGACGCGGCCGAGGTGGAACGCTCCGAGCAGGACCTTGCGCTTCAGGTGTCGAGGGCCTACGTGTCGGTCCTGCAGGCCCGCGCCCTGGCCCAGGTCCGGCGGAGCGACCTTGCCCTCAGCCGCGAGAACCTGTCGCTTGCCCGGGCCCGCCAAGAGTCCGGGCAGGTGGGCCGCCAGCAGGTGCTGCGCTTCAAGACCCAGGTGGCTCAGTCACGGCGCACGGTCCTCGATGCCGAGTCGCGGGTTGAGGTGGCCCGGACCCGCCTCGCGCAGGTGCTGGCCCGGTCCCCCGACGAGCTGGTGGGGGTGGCCGGGCTGTCCCCCTCCGATTCCATCCTGACGCTTCCGGAGTCGGTCTTTGCGGCGTACGGCCACACGTCGGCCGCCCGCCAGCGGCTCACCGACTTTCTGCTGGAGGAGGGGCTGTCGAACGCCCCTGAACTGCAGGCGCTCGACGAACAGATCGCGGCGGCCCGGCGGGGCGTCGAGGCGGGACAGCAGTCGTACTGGGCGCCCACCGTGGCCCTGGAGGGGCAGCTTAGCAGCCGCGCGCTGGAGGGCGGGGCGGGCACCGAGTCGTTGTCCCTGCCCGGAGGCCCCCCGGGCGGGGCTGCCCTCCCGCAGGCCCCCAACACCACCTGGAACGTGGGCCTTTCCCTCAGCCTGCCGCTCTTTACGGGCCTCAAGCGCGACGGGCAGATTGAGCGGGGGCGCGCCCGGCTCAGCCAACTGAAGGCCCAGCGCCGGGAGGTCCGCTCCAGCCTCGAGGAACGCATCCGGTCGCGAACCGAGCAGGCCACGTCCGGCTACCTCAGTCTGCGGGAGGCGGAGGCCGGCCGGCGCACGGCCCAGGAGACGATCGACCTCGTCCAGGACTCCTACACCGCCGGCGCGGCCGACGTGCTCGATCTCCTCGACGCGCAGGAGGCGGTCCTCAATGCCCGTCTGGCGGAGGTCGACGCCCGCTATTCGTTCCTGCTCCGTCTCCTGCAGACCGAGCGGGCCATCGCGCGCATCGGGCCCCTCCAGACCGCCGACGAGCGGACGGCCGTCCGCGAGCGCCTCCGTGCCTTCATGGACGGGGGGCGGTAG
- a CDS encoding TetR/AcrR family transcriptional regulator encodes MNVHSKPPTRPIEDTQGKRGDILGAGLRLFDEQGFHGTSMSEIAEAAGVGAGTIYRYFDGKEDLVDQLYAEARAAAHESIMEMGFDEDASVRDRLRTTWRAVIRNYMECPRLYRFILQYESSAYLRRAQRAQPEDLRSPFQEIYRDGVEQGLFPALPQSVYGSFFIGTVTHLVQEHLNDGPELDEELIDQSFEMLWAAYTKASVDPGTG; translated from the coding sequence ATGAACGTTCATTCCAAGCCACCGACCAGGCCAATCGAAGACACACAGGGCAAACGCGGCGACATTCTCGGGGCCGGCCTTCGCCTGTTCGACGAGCAGGGATTCCACGGCACCTCCATGTCGGAGATTGCGGAGGCCGCAGGAGTGGGGGCGGGGACCATCTACCGGTACTTCGACGGCAAAGAGGACCTCGTCGACCAGTTGTACGCGGAGGCGCGCGCCGCGGCCCACGAGTCGATCATGGAGATGGGCTTCGACGAAGACGCCTCGGTGCGGGACCGCCTCCGGACGACCTGGCGGGCCGTCATCCGGAACTACATGGAGTGCCCCCGGCTCTACCGGTTCATCCTGCAGTACGAGTCGTCGGCCTACCTCCGGCGTGCCCAGCGTGCCCAGCCCGAAGACCTGCGGTCCCCATTCCAGGAAATTTACCGGGACGGGGTGGAGCAGGGGCTCTTTCCCGCTCTTCCGCAGTCGGTGTACGGGTCGTTCTTCATCGGAACGGTGACCCACCTGGTGCAGGAGCATCTCAACGATGGCCCGGAACTGGACGAGGAACTGATTGACCAGTCTTTCGAGATGCTCTGGGCCGCCTACACGAAGGCGTCGGTGGACCCCGGAACCGGCTAA
- a CDS encoding bifunctional transaldolase/phosoglucose isomerase — protein sequence MPTAQTADTPTRAVRAEGQSLWLDYIRRSLMESGQLERLVEEDALRGLTSNPAIFEKAIGGSSEYDDAITAFLTEDPSMDAATIYERLAVEDIRRAADTLRPVYEETGVDGVVSLEVSPHLAHDTEGTIEEARRLWDAVGRPNLMIKVPATEEGIPAIEQLLSEGINVNVTLMFSLGHYEKVAQAYLRGLRRADDPSGIVSVASFFVSRVAREVDTRLDERGLTDAVDFDGSDVAIANARMAYRRFEEIFHGDDFADLREQGAFVQRPLWASTSTKDPTRSDVLYVESLIGEQTVNTIPPDTLDAFRDHGTVAGQTVTDDLDRAEAVLRRLDEVGIDLDDVTETLQARGVEKFATPFDDLMDVLEEKREEITAHLPDPISLHLHEHETAVAERLDAWREDDFACRMWRRDPTLWADEDTPELTNRLGWLDLPESMQEQAAEITAFADSVTGDFDDVVVLGMGGSSLAPDVFGRVFDPADGYPDVTVLDSTHPDAVTALADDLALERTLFVVASKSGTTTETLSFFRYFWDRVSGLTDTPGDHFVANTDPGSNLEEIAEDRDFRAVFRAPTDVGGRYSALTPFGLVPAALMGVDIEQLLDRAWAAEAGSDFCVAAPNNSGLELGAALGELATAGRDKVTFVTSPTLEAFPAWQEQLIAESTGKDDTGIVPVADEPLAGPGAYGEDRVFVYFYLHGEQDRDTIETLSALDEAGHPVISVRLDDRYDLAREMYRWEMGVAAAGAVLGIHPFNQPNVEAAKRLAREAMQAENGTGSDTHTVAADDHDVLEQELADWLGTADETGYLGVQAYLPPSDETTAALTDLVTALRDTTGCATTLGYGPRFLHSTGQLHKGGPPNGLFLQLVDTPDATGPVPETDYTFEELIAAQATGDHQALREADRTVLRVRVDDDSLGDLAEAIRAR from the coding sequence ATGCCGACCGCCCAAACTGCCGACACCCCGACCCGCGCCGTCCGCGCCGAGGGCCAGTCCCTCTGGCTCGACTACATCCGCCGCAGCCTCATGGAGAGCGGCCAGCTTGAGCGGCTCGTGGAGGAGGACGCCCTCCGCGGCCTCACCTCCAACCCCGCCATCTTCGAGAAGGCCATCGGCGGGAGCAGCGAGTACGACGACGCCATCACCGCGTTCTTGACGGAAGATCCCTCAATGGACGCGGCCACCATCTACGAGCGGCTGGCGGTGGAGGACATCCGCCGCGCCGCCGATACACTGCGCCCGGTCTACGAGGAGACCGGCGTCGACGGCGTCGTGAGCCTGGAGGTCTCGCCCCACCTCGCCCACGACACCGAGGGCACGATCGAGGAGGCGCGCCGCCTCTGGGACGCCGTGGGGCGGCCCAACCTCATGATTAAGGTGCCCGCCACGGAGGAAGGCATCCCGGCCATCGAGCAGCTGTTGAGTGAGGGGATCAATGTCAACGTCACCCTCATGTTCTCGCTGGGTCACTACGAGAAGGTCGCCCAGGCCTACCTGCGCGGGCTCCGCCGGGCCGACGACCCGAGCGGCATCGTCTCGGTGGCGTCCTTCTTCGTGAGCCGCGTGGCCCGGGAGGTCGACACCCGGCTCGACGAGCGCGGCCTGACCGACGCGGTCGACTTCGACGGCAGCGACGTGGCCATCGCCAACGCCAGGATGGCCTACCGCCGCTTCGAAGAAATCTTCCACGGCGACGACTTTGCGGACCTGCGCGAGCAGGGCGCCTTCGTGCAGCGGCCGCTCTGGGCGTCGACCAGCACCAAGGACCCGACGCGCTCGGACGTGCTCTACGTCGAGTCGCTCATCGGGGAGCAGACGGTCAACACGATTCCCCCCGACACGCTCGATGCCTTCCGCGACCACGGCACCGTGGCCGGCCAGACGGTGACCGACGACCTCGACCGGGCCGAGGCGGTGCTGCGGCGGCTCGACGAGGTGGGCATCGACCTCGACGACGTCACCGAGACGCTCCAGGCCCGCGGCGTGGAGAAGTTCGCCACCCCGTTCGACGACCTGATGGATGTCCTCGAGGAGAAGCGCGAGGAGATTACCGCCCATCTGCCCGACCCGATCTCCCTGCACCTGCACGAGCACGAGACGGCCGTGGCGGAGCGCCTGGACGCCTGGCGTGAGGACGACTTTGCGTGCCGGATGTGGCGCCGCGACCCGACGCTCTGGGCCGACGAGGACACGCCCGAGCTGACCAACCGCCTCGGCTGGCTTGACCTGCCGGAGTCGATGCAGGAGCAGGCCGCGGAGATCACGGCCTTCGCGGACTCGGTGACGGGCGACTTTGACGACGTCGTGGTGCTCGGGATGGGCGGCTCCAGCCTCGCGCCGGACGTCTTCGGCAGGGTGTTCGACCCGGCGGACGGCTATCCGGACGTGACCGTGCTCGACAGCACGCACCCCGACGCCGTGACGGCCCTCGCCGACGACCTGGCCCTGGAGCGCACCCTCTTCGTCGTCGCCAGCAAGTCGGGCACCACCACCGAAACGCTTTCCTTCTTCCGCTACTTCTGGGACCGGGTGTCGGGCCTCACCGACACGCCCGGGGATCACTTCGTGGCGAACACGGATCCGGGCTCGAACCTGGAGGAGATCGCCGAGGACCGCGACTTTCGCGCCGTCTTCCGCGCCCCCACCGACGTCGGCGGCCGCTACTCGGCCCTCACCCCCTTCGGCCTCGTGCCGGCGGCCCTGATGGGCGTCGACATTGAGCAGCTGCTGGATCGGGCCTGGGCCGCGGAGGCCGGCTCGGACTTCTGCGTGGCGGCGCCCAACAACTCGGGCCTGGAGCTCGGCGCCGCCCTCGGCGAGCTGGCCACGGCCGGCCGCGACAAGGTCACGTTCGTCACCTCGCCGACGCTCGAGGCGTTCCCCGCGTGGCAGGAGCAGCTCATCGCCGAGAGCACCGGCAAGGACGACACCGGCATCGTCCCCGTCGCCGACGAGCCGCTGGCCGGCCCGGGCGCCTACGGCGAGGACCGCGTCTTCGTCTACTTCTACCTCCACGGGGAGCAGGACCGGGACACGATCGAGACCCTCAGCGCGCTCGACGAGGCCGGCCATCCCGTCATCAGCGTCCGGCTTGACGACCGGTACGACCTGGCCCGCGAGATGTACCGCTGGGAGATGGGCGTCGCCGCGGCCGGGGCGGTGCTCGGCATCCACCCCTTCAACCAGCCGAACGTGGAGGCCGCCAAGCGCCTCGCCCGCGAGGCCATGCAGGCCGAGAACGGCACCGGCAGCGACACACACACCGTCGCGGCCGACGATCACGACGTCCTGGAGCAGGAGCTGGCCGACTGGCTCGGCACGGCCGACGAGACGGGCTACCTCGGCGTACAGGCCTACCTCCCCCCGTCCGACGAGACGACCGCGGCGCTCACCGACCTCGTCACGGCCCTGCGCGACACGACCGGCTGTGCCACCACGCTCGGCTACGGCCCGCGCTTCCTCCACTCCACCGGCCAGCTGCACAAGGGCGGCCCGCCGAACGGGCTCTTCCTGCAGCTCGTGGACACGCCGGACGCGACGGGTCCGGTGCCCGAGACCGACTACACCTTCGAGGAGCTCATCGCGGCCCAGGCCACGGGCGACCACCAGGCCCTCCGGGAGGCGGACCGGACCGTGCTCCGGGTGCGGGTGGACGACGACTCCCTCGGCGATCTCGCTGAGGCGATCCGGGCGCGGTAG
- a CDS encoding porin family protein has product MQTATSKLTASIATFALLLGLALPMSSQAQSPVDLGVRGGLTQATFYGDDVNSNDFRPGFTGGVFLNYQVNDAFAVQPEVLYSRRGTKNHNSAAGNDIRVRQDVIEIPVLLKLSAPTAPVTPRLYVGPALGFITNSELGNGNDADDSFTDVDFSGVVGGEIAYALNKGPLSEIAVDGRYNLGLANLGDANNFEDVRTSAFTGTLSLRFDI; this is encoded by the coding sequence ATGCAAACCGCAACATCGAAACTCACAGCCTCAATCGCAACCTTCGCCCTCCTGCTGGGCCTTGCCCTGCCGATGTCCAGCCAGGCCCAGTCGCCGGTTGACCTCGGCGTCCGGGGCGGCCTCACGCAGGCGACCTTCTACGGCGATGACGTAAACTCGAACGACTTCCGGCCGGGCTTCACGGGCGGCGTCTTCCTGAACTACCAGGTCAACGATGCCTTCGCCGTGCAGCCGGAGGTCCTCTACTCCCGGCGCGGCACGAAGAACCACAACAGTGCCGCGGGCAATGACATCCGCGTCCGCCAGGACGTCATCGAAATTCCGGTGCTCCTGAAGCTCAGCGCCCCGACGGCGCCGGTCACCCCGCGCCTGTACGTCGGGCCGGCCCTCGGCTTCATCACGAACAGCGAGTTGGGCAACGGCAATGACGCCGACGACAGCTTCACCGACGTGGACTTCAGCGGCGTCGTGGGCGGAGAGATCGCCTACGCCCTGAACAAGGGCCCGCTCAGCGAGATTGCGGTTGACGGGCGGTACAACCTCGGGCTTGCCAACCTGGGGGACGCCAACAACTTCGAAGACGTTCGGACGAGTGCCTTCACCGGCACGCTGAGCCTTCGCTTCGACATCTAA